A part of Actinomycetota bacterium genomic DNA contains:
- a CDS encoding phosphoribosyltransferase family protein, whose amino-acid sequence MFRDRHDAGRQLAEELARFVGASDVVVLGIPRGGVVVGEEIARRLELPLDIIVTSKIGAPGNPEYAVGAVDPDGAVIANPYAGYSTAELEHLGRSVRETIERRVQMYRSGRDDLDLEGKTVILVDDGIATGLTAMAAVEYIYRHGAKEIVLAVPVIASDTADRLEEMVDELITVEEPDIFYAVGQFYRSFEQTSDDEVLSALAGR is encoded by the coding sequence ATGTTCCGAGACAGGCACGATGCAGGACGCCAGCTGGCCGAGGAGCTCGCGCGTTTCGTGGGCGCGTCGGACGTTGTCGTTCTTGGCATTCCGCGGGGCGGCGTGGTCGTTGGCGAGGAGATCGCCAGGCGACTCGAGCTTCCGCTCGACATCATCGTCACGAGCAAGATCGGTGCTCCCGGGAACCCGGAGTACGCCGTGGGAGCGGTCGATCCGGACGGTGCCGTGATCGCGAATCCCTACGCGGGATATTCCACGGCCGAGCTGGAGCATCTGGGCCGCTCGGTGCGAGAGACCATCGAGCGACGTGTACAGATGTACCGGAGCGGTCGCGATGATCTCGATCTCGAGGGCAAGACCGTGATCCTCGTCGACGACGGCATCGCGACGGGACTGACCGCAATGGCTGCGGTCGAGTACATCTACCGGCATGGCGCCAAGGAGATCGTGCTCGCAGTGCCCGTGATCGCTTCGGACACCGCCGACCGCCTCGAAGAGATGGTCGACGAGCTCATCACCGTCGAGGAGCCGGACATCTTCTACGCGGTGGGGCAGTTCTATCGCTCGTTCGAGCAGACGAGCGACGACGAGGTCCTCTCGGCGCTCGCGGGGCGGTAG
- a CDS encoding ABC transporter permease codes for MNPSPLRKVAGYIGAIAVLLLGWELTSWALATNALPGPVDAIGELVRTFRSDLAPHLLTSTWRVLAAMTLGTLFAVPLGLLLGRSPRTDAVVAPIVFLTYPIPKVVFLPVLLVLLGIGDLSKITLITIIVFFQILVTARDAARSIPPASVLSVRSLGANRVQVFRQVVVPAALPEIFTALRIGTGTAVAVLFLAESVVGTSGLGYYIVDAWGRIDYDAMFAGIIGMALLGVVLYEVLDLLETRLCRWTRVGR; via the coding sequence ATGAACCCGTCGCCGCTTCGCAAAGTCGCTGGGTACATCGGCGCTATTGCCGTGCTGCTTCTCGGGTGGGAGCTGACGTCGTGGGCGCTCGCGACGAACGCCTTGCCCGGCCCGGTCGACGCAATCGGGGAGCTCGTGAGGACGTTTCGAAGCGATCTCGCCCCGCACCTGCTCACGAGCACGTGGCGAGTCCTCGCGGCCATGACGCTCGGCACGCTGTTCGCGGTGCCGCTCGGTCTGCTTCTCGGCCGTTCGCCCCGGACCGATGCGGTCGTCGCGCCAATCGTGTTCCTGACCTACCCGATTCCGAAGGTCGTCTTTCTTCCGGTGCTTCTCGTGCTCCTCGGCATCGGCGACCTCTCCAAGATCACACTCATCACGATCATCGTGTTCTTCCAGATACTCGTGACAGCGCGCGACGCCGCTCGCTCCATCCCGCCAGCATCGGTGCTATCTGTACGATCCCTCGGAGCGAACCGGGTTCAGGTGTTCCGGCAAGTCGTGGTTCCCGCGGCACTCCCCGAGATCTTCACCGCGCTGCGCATCGGGACGGGTACGGCGGTGGCGGTGCTGTTCCTCGCCGAGTCCGTCGTGGGAACCAGCGGTCTGGGCTACTACATCGTGGATGCTTGGGGCCGCATCGACTACGACGCGATGTTCGCAGGGATCATCGGGATGGCGCTCCTTGGCGTAGTGCTCTACGAGGTCCTCGACCTGCTCGAGACCCGGCTATGCCGGTGGACACGCGTCGGGCGCTAG
- a CDS encoding ABC transporter ATP-binding protein produces MATLDFDSAGLTYVGVGSTVRALDDVELSVADGESVAIIGPSGCGKSSMLLLASGLLAPTVGEMRVAGSPVSGTRRTTALILQDFGLLPWKTVRHNAALGLEIRGVARPEIAKRVHSSLDSVGLAEFENAYPGELSGGMRQRLAVARALALDADLLLMDEPLSALDALTREDLQGLLLCLWQDRGHTSVLVTHSIEEAVFLGQRVVVLTPRPGSVARIVDNPGVGESGHRESVGFYERCAEVRRILAEEGAVGGSAEVSVPGVAR; encoded by the coding sequence GTGGCTACACTCGACTTCGATAGCGCCGGGCTCACCTACGTAGGCGTCGGGAGCACCGTCCGCGCACTTGACGACGTTGAGTTGTCGGTCGCTGACGGCGAATCGGTGGCCATCATCGGCCCGTCGGGATGCGGCAAGTCCTCGATGCTTCTGCTCGCGTCGGGGCTGCTCGCTCCGACAGTCGGCGAAATGCGTGTCGCTGGATCGCCCGTCTCGGGTACCCGGCGGACTACCGCGCTCATCCTCCAGGACTTCGGCCTCCTGCCCTGGAAGACCGTTCGCCACAATGCGGCTCTCGGGCTCGAGATCCGGGGGGTAGCGCGCCCGGAGATCGCGAAGCGTGTTCACAGCTCACTGGACAGCGTGGGGCTGGCCGAATTCGAGAACGCCTACCCCGGTGAACTTTCCGGAGGCATGCGCCAGCGGCTCGCTGTCGCCCGTGCCCTTGCGCTCGACGCCGACCTGCTCCTCATGGACGAACCGCTCTCCGCGCTCGACGCCCTCACGCGCGAAGACCTCCAGGGGCTGCTGCTGTGTCTCTGGCAGGACCGCGGCCACACGTCCGTGCTGGTAACGCACTCTATCGAGGAGGCGGTGTTCCTTGGTCAGCGCGTGGTGGTACTCACGCCGCGTCCGGGGAGTGTCGCGCGAATCGTGGACAACCCCGGCGTGGGCGAATCCGGGCACCGCGAGAGCGTCGGGTTCTACGAGCGGTGCGCCGAGGTGCGACGCATCCTGGCCGAGGAGGGTGCGGTCGGCGGTTCGGCCGAAGTCAGCGTGCCGGGTGTGGCGCGATGA
- a CDS encoding MetQ/NlpA family ABC transporter substrate-binding protein, with amino-acid sequence MRIRRLLLAVLVAMLLAGMATGCTNKAADSSGAGSGEVEFQPVRIGTLPTEDALPLWVAEDQGLFTEAGLLSVSIVTFQSAQERDAALLAGEIDAFMGDIIAAAQLEAGGTPVTIATVMLGATPAEGRFGIVAAPESGFNELSALAGVPVGTSSSTIQEYVLDGLMRQAGVSDDKVVVEEVKKVPVRFELLMKGQLKAAALPEPLLTLAEAQGAKLLADDSAGENLSQTVLVFTDEYLAATGGIETMTALLEVWDDGARLVNAKPDSWRTMLVDKARLPEPIKDSYKISTYPTHDVPSKEQIDAVLGWMGDKQLLKETVTYENLVLVMP; translated from the coding sequence ATGAGGATTCGACGACTACTGCTTGCCGTGCTGGTTGCCATGCTGCTCGCCGGGATGGCGACCGGGTGTACGAACAAGGCCGCAGACAGCAGTGGCGCCGGTAGCGGCGAAGTCGAGTTCCAGCCGGTCAGAATCGGCACGCTGCCGACAGAGGACGCCTTGCCGCTCTGGGTCGCCGAAGACCAGGGTCTTTTCACCGAGGCGGGACTCCTCTCGGTCAGCATCGTGACTTTCCAGTCCGCCCAGGAGCGCGACGCCGCGCTCCTGGCGGGCGAGATCGACGCCTTCATGGGCGACATCATCGCCGCAGCTCAGCTTGAAGCGGGCGGGACGCCGGTGACGATCGCGACCGTGATGCTTGGCGCCACACCTGCCGAAGGCCGCTTCGGCATAGTCGCTGCTCCTGAGAGCGGCTTCAACGAGTTGAGCGCTTTGGCGGGCGTTCCGGTCGGTACATCGTCCAGCACGATCCAGGAGTACGTGCTTGACGGGCTCATGCGACAGGCCGGCGTGTCCGACGACAAGGTGGTTGTCGAGGAGGTCAAGAAGGTCCCCGTGCGGTTCGAACTGCTGATGAAGGGCCAGCTCAAGGCGGCAGCTCTGCCGGAGCCGCTGCTCACTCTGGCGGAGGCGCAGGGCGCGAAGCTCCTTGCCGACGACTCTGCGGGCGAGAACCTCTCGCAGACCGTCCTTGTGTTCACCGATGAGTATCTCGCCGCCACCGGAGGAATCGAGACGATGACGGCGCTGCTGGAGGTCTGGGACGATGGTGCCCGTCTGGTGAACGCCAAGCCGGACTCATGGCGCACCATGCTCGTCGACAAGGCGAGACTCCCGGAGCCCATCAAAGACAGCTACAAGATCAGCACGTACCCGACACACGACGTTCCGTCGAAGGAACAGATCGACGCCGTTCTCGGTTGGATGGGGGACAAGCAGCTCCTCAAGGAGACTGTGACCTACGAGAACCTCGTCCTGGTCATGCCCTAG
- a CDS encoding GNAT family N-acetyltransferase gives MAEDVELPFPQYRCPSCERDLPLNEARMTVTCASHQPEDDLAFVVREAKSVDLHAIEEICDRALGETEVDVFGRTFDVARGVNMIAEAHDELSGLLSLAVDRGELVIVLLSVYPEYQGKGVGGALLRAAYGYCRDHGLPFIRVAVSNDDIPLLYFYQRHGFVIDDITVGLLVDTAGASVAGFSGIPSRDEIRLRRPICDD, from the coding sequence ATGGCTGAGGATGTCGAGCTGCCGTTCCCGCAGTATCGATGCCCATCGTGCGAGCGAGATCTTCCGCTGAACGAGGCGCGCATGACCGTGACGTGCGCTTCGCACCAGCCCGAGGACGATCTGGCATTCGTCGTGCGTGAGGCCAAGAGCGTCGATCTGCACGCGATCGAGGAGATATGCGATCGTGCCCTCGGTGAGACCGAGGTGGACGTGTTCGGGCGCACGTTCGACGTGGCACGGGGCGTGAACATGATCGCCGAGGCACACGATGAGCTATCGGGACTCCTATCGCTCGCCGTCGATCGCGGTGAGCTGGTGATCGTCCTGCTCTCCGTCTATCCCGAGTACCAGGGCAAAGGCGTGGGCGGCGCTCTCTTGCGCGCTGCATACGGCTACTGCCGCGACCACGGTCTGCCGTTCATTCGCGTAGCAGTTTCCAACGACGACATCCCCCTACTCTACTTCTACCAACGTCACGGGTTCGTGATCGACGACATCACCGTGGGCCTGCTCGTCGACACTGCAGGGGCATCGGTGGCGGGCTTCTCCGGTATCCCCTCGCGCGACGAGATCCGGCTGCGCCGACCCATATGCGACGACTGA
- a CDS encoding HAD hydrolase family protein: MHAQIPLLIDTPSALKALSGTRALYTDLDGTLLGIGGSLLLGADGAASAHTAEAIAQVNAAGLEVIICSGRNRIQTSEIARLLGWRGFIAELGCVIVPDRGAEPTYYLGAWEETMLRPDETPFEAIERVGALAALRREFPGLIENHDPYHLNREATHVLRGHLDREHAQRVLDGLDLPVEILDNGIIHPSRTTLSGVDEVHAYHLIPAGVTKRDAVAADRARRGLAQADAWSIGDSASDVLMAKETAIGVLVANALDDVRVLEAARSLDNVFATRGHRGDGWAEAADAWLAAR; encoded by the coding sequence ATGCACGCTCAGATCCCCCTTCTGATTGATACGCCGTCCGCGCTCAAAGCCCTGTCTGGCACCCGCGCGCTGTACACCGATCTCGATGGCACGCTTCTGGGAATCGGCGGGTCGCTGCTCCTTGGCGCGGACGGAGCGGCTTCGGCCCATACCGCGGAAGCCATCGCTCAAGTGAATGCCGCCGGGCTCGAAGTGATCATCTGCTCCGGGCGCAACCGGATACAGACCTCCGAGATCGCGCGGCTCCTTGGCTGGCGCGGGTTCATCGCGGAACTCGGCTGCGTGATCGTGCCTGATCGCGGTGCGGAACCCACCTACTACCTCGGCGCGTGGGAAGAGACGATGCTTCGACCGGATGAGACGCCGTTCGAGGCCATTGAACGCGTCGGCGCGCTCGCGGCACTGCGGCGCGAGTTTCCGGGGCTCATCGAGAACCACGACCCATACCACCTCAACCGCGAAGCCACCCATGTGCTGCGCGGACACCTCGACCGGGAGCATGCGCAGCGCGTGCTTGACGGACTCGACCTCCCCGTCGAGATCCTCGACAACGGCATCATCCACCCGTCGCGCACGACTCTCTCCGGCGTTGACGAGGTGCACGCGTACCACCTCATCCCCGCAGGTGTGACCAAGCGCGATGCGGTCGCGGCCGACCGAGCCCGGCGCGGGCTCGCGCAAGCAGATGCCTGGTCGATCGGTGACTCGGCCAGCGACGTGCTCATGGCCAAGGAGACCGCGATCGGCGTCCTTGTCGCCAACGCGCTCGACGACGTACGCGTACTTGAGGCGGCACGGTCTCTCGACAACGTGTTTGCGACGCGGGGCCACCGTGGCGATGGTTGGGCCGAGGCCGCTGACGCCTGGCTCGCGGCGCGGTAG